TGTTTTTGATTTGTTCGGAACTCCTCACAATAGAAAAATCACTTGGGAGCATTTATTAAGGCAGACCTCCGATTGGGAAGGTTCGCTTTGGGGAAAACCAGATTGGGCAGACAGACCACAGGGAAATTCCTCAGAATGGCTGACACGGGAGAGAAATGAACCGGGAACTGTTTACAAATACAATGATACCCGGGTCAATGTATTGGCTTTGGCAGCATTGAACGTGTGGAGAAAACCACTTCCGCAGGTCCTCAAAGAGCATGTAATGGACAAGATTGGAGCAAGTCCTACTTGGAGATGGACCGGATATGAAAACTCTTATATAGTATTGGACGGGCAAATTGTACAGTCAGTAAGTGGCGGCTCGCATTGGGGCGGAGGTATGTTTATCAGTGCTTATGATCAGGCAAGGTTTGGATATTTGACTTTGAGAAAAGGAAAGTGGAACGGGCAACAGATAATCTCTGAAGAATGGATAAAAAAATCCCGCACGCCCACGACAGTCCAGAGCAATTACGGATTTATGAATTATTTCCTGAATACAGATAGAAAAGAAATCCCCGCTGCTCCTGAATCAGCCTTTTTCCACTTGGGAGCAGGAACCAATATGATCTATGTAGATGAAGAAAATGACCTGGTCATCGTAGCCCGCTGGATCAAAAATGATCAAAAAGCAGAGTTGGTGAGACTGATATTGGAAAGTTTGCCGAAGAGGTAGATAACAGGATTGGTGATTTTCGGATTGTAAGATTGTAAGAACTTGTCCACTGTAGCGGATTGAAAAATTGAAAGATTCTTGGTTATCAGTTTATTAATTAGTTTAAAATCTATTCTGACGCTTAGAGCAGGTATTTTTATTGGCTCCACGATACTCGGGGTAGGCTTTGATTCCTGCCTCTTCATCATTCTTTATTCGATGTTCGTTATTCGATATTTGACTAAGGGTTGCAAGGCTATTGAGTTACTTTTTCAATCTAAATTCTTGCTTGGCTCTTGCTTCTTGTCTCTTGGTTCTTAAATCTCATATCTCAAGTCTTAATTCTCCCTTCCCCCAATTTCTGCGCTATAGCTGAACCTGCCATCAACTGAAGCGAATGATAGACCATCAGGGGTAAAAGAATCACCCCAAAGATTACCGGATCAGGGAACATTACCCGACCCATAACTGCACCTTGTACGAGTGATTTTTTACTTCCACAGAAAACCAACGTGATCATGTCTTCTCTGGTAAAATTGAAAAACCTTGAAACCATGTACATCAAACCCATCATCAAAAAGAAAAATCCCAACATTAAAACACCCAACCAAATCAATTCACCCGCACTGTGTCCTTCAAACATGTTCTCGGCAAAAGACTCAGCAAAAGCTGTGAAAACAATCAATAAAATAATTGCCTGATCAAAGTTTTTGAGAGCAACCTGATGTTTGTTTACAAACTTAATCAGATAGGGATGTACAAACAATCCTATGATTACCGGAAACAAAACCTGAAGACTCAATTTGATAAAGGTATCTGTCAGGTCAAATCCAACCGCTGTTTCCGGTAATATCAAATCCATCCATAGCGGTGTTATAAAAATCCCTACCATACTGGAAATGCTTGCATTGAATATAGCAGCGGGAAGATTACCTCCAGCAATACTTACCATGACAACGGAGGAAGAAACAGTAGACGGTAATGCTGCCAAATAAAAAGTCCCCAACCAAAGATAACTGTCTTCACTGCCCCAAATGGCATAGAGAATCAGTATAATCAAGGGGAATATCAAAAATGTAGTCGATTGGACCAAAAGGTGCAATTTCCAATTAGAAAGCCCCTCTTTTAATTTTTGGGGGCTAAGTTTGACCCCATAAAAAAAGAAAATAAAGGAAATACCTGCTCCTGTAATGGTTTTTAAAGGCAAAGGACTTTCAGACGTCCCCCACTCCGGGAATAATTTGGCCAGGAAAATCATACCGACCAGCAAAAAGAAAAATGTATTCAGCCCGGCCCTTTTTAATGTTTCTCTAAATTTGGACATAATCTAAAGTGAGTTTTGGCCTTTCAAAAAAGATTGTCTTCTGACATTGTCACAGATGATGGCTGTGGCTATAGCCACATTGAGTGATTCAGCATTACCAAATCTTGGGATTGTGATTTTATATTTGACCAATTCTTCCAATTCAAGCGAAATTCCTTTTGATTCGTTTCCCATTAATATGATTCCCGATTCCCCGAAATTTTGCTGATAGATATTATCACCTTCCAGGTAAGCTCCATAAACAGGGAGTTTTGATTCCATTAAATAAGACTTCAGATCTGTATAAAAAACATTGACCCTTGTAAAGCTTCCCATACTTGCATGAAGGACTTTAGGATTATAAAAATCAGCTGATTCCATGGAAAGGATGATTTTATTGATCCCATACCAATCAGATATTCTGATGATTGTCCCCAAGTTTCCCGGATCTCTTACATCGTCAAGGGCAATGGCCCAATCTTTTGGACCTATTTCAATAAATTCATTGGGTTTGATATCTGCAACTGCCAAAGCAGCATCATTGGTTTGGAAAGAACCGATGGACTCTAAGGTTTTTTGGTCAACTTCAAAAGCCTCCCCTGAGAACTTATTTATAATGGAATGATTCTCATTGGCGAATTTGGAAGTAAACAAAAGATGACTGACCTGAAAATTTGAAGCCAGCAATTCCGTTACATTTTTGCCGCCTTCCACAAAAAAAGCATTTTCCTGTTTACGGAATTTTTTTTGGTGCAAGGATTTAATAAACTTAAGCGTATTTTTGCTTAACATCAGGTTAATTGCCGAGTAGTGAATAAAGCCAAATATATAAACTTTCTTTTTCTCGTTTTTTTAATTTCAGGCTGTTCTTTGACCAAGGGACTCAAAGATGATCAATATCTACTTTATGATGTGAAAATACAGGGAGTAGAAAAAAGTGACAAAATAGCCATACAGAATCTTGTCAAACAATACCCAAATACCAGAATTCCTCTTTTGAATACCTCTATAGGTGTTTCTCTCTATCGTTTTGGTGAATGGAACTATGACAGCACCAAATTTTTGAACAAAAAAGCAGTTTTGGAGGAAGAGAAAAATAGCTTATTGAAACTTTCAGAAGAAGGCACTATTAACAGAAAGCAAAGAAAAAGATTGGACAAAATCATGACCAATCTGACTTCTGTGGAAAAAAAGCTGGAATATGGAAATTTCTTTATGCGGACCGGAAATCCCAGAGTCATTTTTGATAGCACAAAAACTGAGGAAAGCAGGAAACAGATTACCTATTATCTTTATAATAATGGCTTCTTTGATGCAGAAACAGACTTTGAAGTGGTGACTGAAAAAAAGAAAGCAAGGGTCACGTATTTGGTGACTGAAAATAGACCTTATATCATCGATTCATTTTACACCAGATCAGATGATGAGGCAATTTATTTTTTACTGGATAAAAATTCCAAATTTTCAAATATCAAAGTAACCGAAATTTATGAGCAGAATTCGATTTCAAAAGAAAGACAGCGAATAGAGGATCTTTTGAAAGAGAACGGGTATTATACTTTTTCAAGGTCTTATGTTGAATATAATGTGTATAAAGATACAGCAGAAAATACGGTTAAAATTGAACAATTAATCCGTAAACCTATCAATTCAGAGGTCCATCAGGTATACACGCTTGACTCCATTTATTTTTCCATTGATCCTCCCAATACAGAATTTTTCAACAATGAATATAAAAGTTCTTTTAAAGACATCAATTTCGAGGTCTACGAAGATAAATATTCAGAAAAAATAATTTCTTCCAGGATTTTTATGAATAAGGGAGATTTATATAACAGAACCAATGTTATAGAAACCCAAAGACAGCTTGCAAATCTCGATTTGTTCAGGTTTGTCAATATTGCATTTGATACATTGGGAAATGTGCTGAGACCCAAAATATTTACCCAGCCAAACCAGAAATATCTTATAACCAATCAGCTTGGAGCAAGTATAACGGAACAGTTACCCGGACCGTTTTTTAGCCATTCCCTAAGAAACAGAAATCTTTTTAGGGGAGCCGAAATTTTTGAGTTTTTCTTTAGGGCAGGTTTGGAAGGAGTCGTGTCTGCAACAGGAGAAGGCGGTGTATTCAGAAGTAGAGAGTTAAATACATCTGCATCAATCATTTTTCCCCAGTTTTTACTTCCTTTAAACAAAGGATCTCTTGAGCGATATGGAAGGTTTAATCCCAATACACGAACTCTTGTAGGTTATAATTATGTCAACAGACCTGAGTATATCAGGGAAAGTTTAAATGGAATAATCAGTTATAATTGGAATACAAGAAATCTCCGACAGCAATTTTCCATTAATGCTTTGGATGCCAATTTTATCAGATCAAATTTAAGTGACGATTTCAGACTGCTATTGGAAGATCTTCAAAATCAAGGAAATAACCTTATCAATTCTTTTCTACCATCCTATGTCAGTAGTATTTCAGGACAGGTAGTGATCAACTTCAATCAGTATGGCGTTTTTCAAAAAAATAAAGCCTCTCTACTGAGATTGTTTCTTGAAAGTGGAGGAACAACATTGAATTTTGTAAACTCTGAATTCTATGAAAATAGGAATTTGTCCTACTTCCAGTTTTTAAAATTCCAGGCCGATTTTAGAAGATTCATGCCCATTTCTCGAAAACAGATTTTTGCTTATAGGTTGAATCTTGGCTTGGCCAAACCCTATGGTGCAAGTAACGGGGTTTTACCATACGAAAAATATTTCTTCGCAGGTGGCAGTACCGGTATCAGGGCATGGCAACCAAGACGTCTTGGCCCAGGTTCAAATACTCCAAATACTTTTAATGATGGGACCTTCGATTACAGGTTTGAGCAGCCGGGCGAAATTCTTTTTGAGGGTATGTTTGAATTGCGGAGTAAACTTTACGGATATTTTGATGGTGCGTTTTTTATAGATATCGGTAATACATGGACTTTCAACGAGGATCTGACCCGTCCTGGAGCAAATTTCGAATTCAACCGATTTTACAAAGAAATCGCGGTTGGTACTGGATTGGGGCTTCGTATGGACTTTGAATTCCTTGTGCTGAGGTTGGATATGGGTGTCAAAGCGGTGGACCCTGCAAGAGATGTGGGAGAAAGGTTTATCCTTGGAGATTTCTTCAAAAGCTTTCTTGGAGAAAGAGGTCAGACTGTGTTCAACATAGGAATTGGATACCCTTTCTGATTATTTGACTTGATTTGACTGGTATTCATGGATGAGATGAAATGCGTAAAAAGTCAGGAGATCCTGAAAATCAAAAAGTTAAAATTATTGGGGAATCCAGTCCTTTGACATTCCCGATTTGATTGGATTTTAATATACTTATTCACTTAAATTTAGTACTTCCGCTTTTTCGTGACCAATAATTGTTTTGTCCATGGGCAATGAAAAATAGAAAGATGACCCATTGCCTTCGCTACTTTCGACCCATATTTTCCCACCGTTTCTTTCCAAAAACCCTTTCGATAAAAGCAATCCTATACCAGCACCTTTATTTTCCTTCCTAGCATTTGATAAAGTTTTCAACTGTGGTTTAAAAAGTTTCTCCAATATTTTATTTGACATTCCAATTCCTGAATCCTTTACCTGAACGATTATTTTTGTTTCATTACGCTTTGCCGAAATCTTGATTTCTCCACCCGGTTGGGTATGTTTTATCGCATTGGAAATAAGGTTTTGAAAAACAGAAACCAACATTTTCCGGTCTGCAAATACGGTTTCATTTTCTTCTATTTGATGAACAAGAGTTATGTGATTGAGCTGTGCCGTTTCCTTCATTCTTTCAAATACTTTTTGAACAAAACAGGTCAATTGAATTTTCTGGGGCATAAATACTTGAGCAGCAAACTTTATTCTGGCCCATTCCACAAGATAATCCAACATTTCCAATTCATCGGTGGAAGTTTTGAGCAGCAGTTCAAGCATTTCATTCACCTCTTCTGCATTCATTTCTTTGATATTGGCCATCAAGTGGGTAACCAAGCCAATTATTCCTGTTAATGGAGTTCGGAGATCATGGGAAATAATAGCAAGTACGCTTTCTTTATGGGTATTGAGGTCTTCAAGATCTTTGATGTAAGTTTTGATGACCTCTTCAGATTTCTTTTTTTCTGTGAGATCCCTTAGGATTTTAACAAATCCCATCATTTCTCCATTGACATCAAGGAGAGGAAAAACCAATCCAAAGGCAAAAAATCTACTTCCATCCTTCCTGACATGCCAACGATTATCTGTTGCCCTTCCGTCTGCAAGTGAAGTTTGGATTTCCGAATTTTGAATACCTAATTCTAAATCTTCATCAGTAAAAATAATGTCAAAATCTTTTCCAATCATTTCATCGGATTCCCATCCAAAGATCGTAGTGGATCCTGAATTCCAACTGTTGATTTTCAATTGTTTGTCCATTGTGAAAATTGAATAGTCCTGAAGGCTATCAATTATTTGGCTGTAAAACTCAGCGGAAGGGATAAATTTTGAGTTAGGTTCTTTGGTGATTATTTTTTCTTGAAGCATTTCAATATTTCGGTTTTTAATAGGTGAAAAAATAAAATTCATATTTTCTGACTTTAGATATCAAAAGTGAGAAAACAACGTCAAAACAGTTTGTAGAAAATTGAATAATACTTGTAAAATTCACTGAAAGAATCAATTCAAGTAAGTTGGCAAGAGAAATCAACCCAATTTATCCTGAACATGCTTCCATTCTTTTGTTTACAACCTAAACAGAAGTTATTTTGGCTTTTCAAATAATCCAAGGGCATCAATAAAAACAGTAAACAGATTTAATTTTAAATGATTCAGAATGGAACTGGAAAAATTTATAGAGTCATTGAAAGAAAAAAATCCTCAAAAGGGGAAATCCATCCAATTGGAAGCCTTATGGCATGACGGAAAGGGGGATTGGAAAAAAGCCCATGATTTGGCAGATGGACCCTCCGATAAATTGTCCTCCAGGGTACATGCTTATCTTCACCGAAAAGAAGGAGATCTTTGGAACGCAGGATATTGGTATAGAAAATCAGGAGAATCCATGCCTGATTTAAGTCTTGAAGAGGAATGGACTATTTTGGTTAACAGGATTTTGGAGCGCGAATGAAAAATTTTCTCTGAAAGATTTAATCTTCAATTTCCCTCATTTCCACTTTTACTGCTTGACTTTTAGGAATAATATTTCCGCCTATATGTTC
This window of the Aquiflexum balticum DSM 16537 genome carries:
- a CDS encoding serine hydrolase domain-containing protein, which produces MKIFKISLFLLFFNLSFGGYAQSVYFPPFGDWEQKNPSDLKVDGNKIQAAIDFAINTESEANKNMKIAHYQSAFGREPFGFPVGPMRDRGEAAGLIVYKGYIIGKWGDPHRVDLTFSVAKSILSTTVGLAVDQGLIKSEKDLVYPYMGPIIPYEPQRAMMNKSDHLMEEDVFDLFGTPHNRKITWEHLLRQTSDWEGSLWGKPDWADRPQGNSSEWLTRERNEPGTVYKYNDTRVNVLALAALNVWRKPLPQVLKEHVMDKIGASPTWRWTGYENSYIVLDGQIVQSVSGGSHWGGGMFISAYDQARFGYLTLRKGKWNGQQIISEEWIKKSRTPTTVQSNYGFMNYFLNTDRKEIPAAPESAFFHLGAGTNMIYVDEENDLVIVARWIKNDQKAELVRLILESLPKR
- a CDS encoding bile acid:sodium symporter family protein — protein: MSKFRETLKRAGLNTFFFLLVGMIFLAKLFPEWGTSESPLPLKTITGAGISFIFFFYGVKLSPQKLKEGLSNWKLHLLVQSTTFLIFPLIILILYAIWGSEDSYLWLGTFYLAALPSTVSSSVVMVSIAGGNLPAAIFNASISSMVGIFITPLWMDLILPETAVGFDLTDTFIKLSLQVLFPVIIGLFVHPYLIKFVNKHQVALKNFDQAIILLIVFTAFAESFAENMFEGHSAGELIWLGVLMLGFFFLMMGLMYMVSRFFNFTREDMITLVFCGSKKSLVQGAVMGRVMFPDPVIFGVILLPLMVYHSLQLMAGSAIAQKLGEGRIKT
- a CDS encoding TrmH family RNA methyltransferase, which translates into the protein MLSKNTLKFIKSLHQKKFRKQENAFFVEGGKNVTELLASNFQVSHLLFTSKFANENHSIINKFSGEAFEVDQKTLESIGSFQTNDAALAVADIKPNEFIEIGPKDWAIALDDVRDPGNLGTIIRISDWYGINKIILSMESADFYNPKVLHASMGSFTRVNVFYTDLKSYLMESKLPVYGAYLEGDNIYQQNFGESGIILMGNESKGISLELEELVKYKITIPRFGNAESLNVAIATAIICDNVRRQSFLKGQNSL
- the tamL gene encoding translocation and assembly module lipoprotein TamL, with amino-acid sequence MNKAKYINFLFLVFLISGCSLTKGLKDDQYLLYDVKIQGVEKSDKIAIQNLVKQYPNTRIPLLNTSIGVSLYRFGEWNYDSTKFLNKKAVLEEEKNSLLKLSEEGTINRKQRKRLDKIMTNLTSVEKKLEYGNFFMRTGNPRVIFDSTKTEESRKQITYYLYNNGFFDAETDFEVVTEKKKARVTYLVTENRPYIIDSFYTRSDDEAIYFLLDKNSKFSNIKVTEIYEQNSISKERQRIEDLLKENGYYTFSRSYVEYNVYKDTAENTVKIEQLIRKPINSEVHQVYTLDSIYFSIDPPNTEFFNNEYKSSFKDINFEVYEDKYSEKIISSRIFMNKGDLYNRTNVIETQRQLANLDLFRFVNIAFDTLGNVLRPKIFTQPNQKYLITNQLGASITEQLPGPFFSHSLRNRNLFRGAEIFEFFFRAGLEGVVSATGEGGVFRSRELNTSASIIFPQFLLPLNKGSLERYGRFNPNTRTLVGYNYVNRPEYIRESLNGIISYNWNTRNLRQQFSINALDANFIRSNLSDDFRLLLEDLQNQGNNLINSFLPSYVSSISGQVVINFNQYGVFQKNKASLLRLFLESGGTTLNFVNSEFYENRNLSYFQFLKFQADFRRFMPISRKQIFAYRLNLGLAKPYGASNGVLPYEKYFFAGGSTGIRAWQPRRLGPGSNTPNTFNDGTFDYRFEQPGEILFEGMFELRSKLYGYFDGAFFIDIGNTWTFNEDLTRPGANFEFNRFYKEIAVGTGLGLRMDFEFLVLRLDMGVKAVDPARDVGERFILGDFFKSFLGERGQTVFNIGIGYPF
- a CDS encoding PAS domain-containing sensor histidine kinase; this encodes MLQEKIITKEPNSKFIPSAEFYSQIIDSLQDYSIFTMDKQLKINSWNSGSTTIFGWESDEMIGKDFDIIFTDEDLELGIQNSEIQTSLADGRATDNRWHVRKDGSRFFAFGLVFPLLDVNGEMMGFVKILRDLTEKKKSEEVIKTYIKDLEDLNTHKESVLAIISHDLRTPLTGIIGLVTHLMANIKEMNAEEVNEMLELLLKTSTDELEMLDYLVEWARIKFAAQVFMPQKIQLTCFVQKVFERMKETAQLNHITLVHQIEENETVFADRKMLVSVFQNLISNAIKHTQPGGEIKISAKRNETKIIVQVKDSGIGMSNKILEKLFKPQLKTLSNARKENKGAGIGLLLSKGFLERNGGKIWVESSEGNGSSFYFSLPMDKTIIGHEKAEVLNLSE